A single window of Gadus morhua chromosome 22, gadMor3.0, whole genome shotgun sequence DNA harbors:
- the LOC115535467 gene encoding uncharacterized protein LOC115535467, whose product MKLVNIFLLWSELEEDSERLHRRRVERRRRRLYCRSLCHHNVEARHYCQISATVPVLQRFFQGEDTRPDFRLSQQAIQVLLGVLQTERQHGWGPTMETLVFLFWIATGAAYRVVSRAFGIPMSSVHRMVHSIAEEVVAVRGSFIKLPSNDEEVKAMGEGFALLAGHPAFAKAAGAKDGSHASQPNTQGERRNGQTAPLTPPLSSHPPAAGKGYPPSPEAGRDPPSLFSLLRPLLHPLLLPLRLSLCWLLLSRLSPPHPPPPL is encoded by the exons ATGAAGCTGgtcaatatttttttgctgtggtctgagctggaggaggactcCGAACGACTCCATCGGCGGAGGGTTGAACGGAGGAGACGACGGCTCTATTGTCGGAGTCTCTGCCATCACAATGTCGAG GCCAGGCATTACTGCCAAATCAGTGCCACCGTGCCGGTGCTGCAGCGCTTCTTCCAGGGAGAGGACACCCGCCCTGATTTCAGGCTTAGCCAGCAGGCTATCCAGGTCCTCCTTGGGGTCCTCCAAACGGAGCGACAGCACGGTTGGGGGCCCACCATGGAGACCCTGGTCTTTTTGTTTTGGATTGCTACTGGCGCAGCCTATCGGGTTGTGTCCAGAGCTTTTGGCATTCCAATGTCATCTGTCCATAGAATGGTGCATAGCATTGCGGAGGAGGTGGTAGCTGTCCGGGGCAGTTTTATCAAGCTGCCATCAAATGATGAGGAGGTCAAGGCCATGGGGGAAGGGTTTGCCCTGCTGGCAGGGCACCCTGCTTTCGCCAAAGCAGCTGGGGCCAAAGACGGGTCCCACGCCTCTCAACCAAACACtcaaggagagagaagaaacgGTCAAACCGCTCCCTtgactccacctctctcctctcatccgccTGCCGCTGGTAAAGGATATCCTCCCTCACCAGAAGCAGGAAGggatcctccctccctcttctccctgctCCGGCCCCTGCTGCACCCGCTGCTCCTTCCCCTGCGGCTGTCGCTGTGCTGGCTCCTGCTCTCCCGCCTCTcaccacctcatcctcctcctccactctga